In Romboutsia lituseburensis, a genomic segment contains:
- a CDS encoding response regulator transcription factor, producing MKRNKTILIVEDDITLNKGIMLTLRQEDINIKQAFDLEEGAYILKNESIDLIILDVNLPDGNGFEFCKKTRETSQVPIIFLTACDMEVDIVTGLELGADDYITKPFSLMILRARVMAALRRQVFNNGNNVFNFGELELDFEKMNFYKKDMLINLSKTEQKLLKILVTNPGQVLTREQLIDNVWSDEGEYVDENALTVTIKRLRQKIENKNDDKKYIKTVYGIGYTFLVG from the coding sequence ATGAAAAGAAATAAAACAATATTAATAGTAGAAGATGATATAACACTAAATAAAGGAATAATGCTTACTCTTCGTCAAGAAGATATAAATATAAAGCAAGCATTTGATTTAGAAGAAGGTGCGTATATACTAAAAAATGAAAGCATAGATTTAATAATACTAGATGTAAATCTTCCAGATGGCAATGGATTTGAGTTTTGTAAAAAAACTAGAGAAACATCACAAGTACCTATAATTTTTTTAACTGCATGTGATATGGAAGTGGATATAGTAACAGGATTAGAATTAGGGGCAGATGATTACATAACAAAGCCTTTTAGTTTAATGATTTTAAGAGCTAGAGTGATGGCAGCACTAAGAAGGCAGGTTTTTAATAATGGAAATAACGTTTTTAATTTTGGAGAATTAGAGTTAGATTTTGAAAAAATGAACTTTTATAAAAAAGACATGCTTATAAATTTAAGTAAAACAGAACAAAAACTACTAAAAATATTAGTAACAAATCCAGGTCAAGTTTTAACGAGAGAACAATTAATAGATAATGTATGGAGCGATGAAGGTGAATATGTAGATGAAAATGCTTTAACTGTTACTATTAAAAGATTAAGGCAAAAAATAGAAAATAAAAATGATGACAAAAAGTATATAAAAACCGTATATGGCATAGGATATACTTTTTTAGTAGGATAA
- a CDS encoding uracil-xanthine permease family protein — MIDQSSVIYQLDGKPRLKEAVPLGLQHILAMFVGNVTPLIIISNTLNLPLSDKTMLVQCAMFVSGLITLIQCYKIGPFGAKLPIVMGTSFGFVPVATAVGLKYGYEGILGACLIGAIVEILFGNTMKKLRKFFPPVVTGTVVLAMGISLLPTGINYFAGGVGSADFASPSNLILGTIVLLTVLFCNQYTKGITSIASILIGLVVGYIVAIPMGKVDFSQISQMSTLTFPTPFKFGFEFHIDAIFAFMCIYMVSAIETVGDITAITNCGIGREATDKEITGGIMADGLGSMIGSIFGVLPNTSFGQNVGIVAMTKVVNRHVVATGAVFLIIAGIFPKFGALISLMPASVLGGASVMMFAMIAVSGIKLITSEELTNRNSTIVALSLGVGVGLSLVPGVLANMPESIQLIFGDSGLVLVALIAVILNIILPKEERIIETSVKLNNQVS, encoded by the coding sequence ATGATAGATCAAAGTTCGGTTATTTATCAATTAGATGGTAAACCAAGATTGAAAGAGGCAGTACCACTGGGATTGCAGCATATATTAGCTATGTTTGTAGGTAATGTAACACCTTTAATAATAATATCAAATACATTAAATTTACCACTTAGCGATAAAACTATGCTAGTTCAATGTGCGATGTTTGTTTCGGGACTTATAACTTTAATACAATGCTATAAAATAGGGCCATTTGGTGCTAAACTTCCTATAGTAATGGGAACTAGTTTTGGATTTGTTCCAGTTGCTACAGCGGTTGGTCTTAAATATGGGTATGAAGGAATACTAGGGGCTTGCTTAATAGGAGCTATAGTGGAAATTTTATTTGGAAACACTATGAAAAAATTAAGAAAATTCTTCCCACCGGTAGTTACAGGAACTGTTGTGCTAGCAATGGGAATATCACTTTTACCAACAGGAATAAATTATTTTGCAGGCGGGGTAGGATCAGCGGACTTTGCATCACCTTCAAATTTAATATTAGGTACAATTGTATTATTAACAGTACTATTTTGTAATCAATATACAAAGGGAATAACGAGTATAGCATCAATACTTATAGGATTAGTAGTTGGATATATAGTTGCTATTCCTATGGGAAAAGTTGATTTTTCACAAATATCTCAAATGTCAACTTTAACTTTTCCAACACCTTTTAAATTTGGATTTGAATTTCATATAGATGCAATATTCGCATTTATGTGTATATATATGGTTTCAGCAATAGAGACAGTAGGAGATATAACTGCAATAACAAATTGTGGAATTGGTCGTGAAGCTACAGATAAAGAAATAACTGGAGGTATAATGGCCGATGGATTAGGAAGTATGATAGGTTCAATATTTGGAGTTTTACCAAATACATCGTTTGGTCAAAATGTAGGAATAGTAGCAATGACAAAGGTTGTAAATAGACATGTAGTAGCAACTGGAGCTGTATTTTTAATAATAGCAGGAATATTCCCTAAGTTTGGGGCTCTTATATCATTAATGCCAGCAAGTGTACTAGGTGGAGCTAGTGTAATGATGTTTGCTATGATAGCTGTAAGTGGTATAAAACTTATAACAAGTGAAGAACTTACTAATAGAAATAGTACAATAGTAGCACTTTCGTTAGGTGTAGGAGTAGGGTTATCATTAGTACCAGGAGTACTTGCTAATATGCCAGAATCAATACAATTAATATTTGGAGATTCAGGTCTAGTATTAGTAGCTCTTATAGCAGTAATTTTAAATATAATACTACCAAAAGAAGAAAGAATTATAGAAACTTCTGTAAAACTAAATAATCAAGTATCATAA
- a CDS encoding ABC transporter ATP-binding protein, with protein sequence MSIVKVNDLKKYYGKDESLVKALDGVTFEINKGEFVCIVGTSGSGKSTLLHMIGGLDRPTKGNVAINNNDIFKLNDEELTIFRRREIGFVFQQFNLIPILNVYENIVLPIELDGNKIDEEYVNTVITSLGLESKVNNLTNNLSGGQQQRVAIARALATKPSIILADEPTGNLDSKTSQDVMGLLKTMSQKFNQTIIMITHNQEISQMADRVIRIEDGKILSKVVSE encoded by the coding sequence ATGAGTATAGTAAAAGTTAATGATTTAAAAAAATACTATGGGAAAGATGAAAGTTTAGTTAAGGCTTTAGATGGAGTAACATTTGAAATAAATAAAGGAGAATTTGTTTGTATTGTAGGAACATCAGGTAGTGGAAAAAGTACGCTACTTCATATGATCGGTGGTCTTGATAGACCAACAAAAGGAAATGTAGCTATAAATAATAATGATATATTTAAATTAAATGATGAGGAGCTTACAATATTTAGAAGAAGAGAAATAGGATTTGTGTTTCAACAGTTTAATTTAATTCCTATTTTAAATGTTTATGAAAATATAGTATTACCAATAGAACTTGATGGTAACAAAATAGATGAAGAGTATGTAAATACTGTTATAACATCACTAGGGTTGGAAAGTAAGGTTAACAATTTAACTAACAACTTATCAGGTGGACAACAACAAAGAGTAGCAATAGCAAGAGCTTTAGCTACTAAGCCATCAATAATACTTGCAGATGAACCTACTGGTAACTTAGATAGCAAGACTAGCCAAGACGTTATGGGTCTGTTAAAAACTATGAGTCAAAAATTTAATCAAACTATTATAATGATAACTCACAATCAAGAAATTTCACAAATGGCAGATAGAGTTATAAGGATAGAAGACGGGAAGATTTTATCTAAGGTGGTGAGTGAATAA
- a CDS encoding sensor histidine kinase, which yields MSSVFIIENYEINLVTKVSVIFIITIIFIGVTFIYFIRSKINKIIRDLDYIADNAINNQNFVTGYKEDKLSSLENKMFKYVSITKSNKETIEEERNKVKSLVSDISHQTKTPISNILLYSQLILENNKLDNYSKEILEDINGQAERLNFLIQALIKMSRLESNIIQTAIKNNSIQELILKSVQKVYKNAEDKEISIIYNCNKELIACFDIKWTTEALVNIIENSIKYTNRGGSISIDIISYEMFKRIDIKDNGIGIDENEINNIFKRFYRCKNAKTYDGVGIGLYLSREIISMQGGYIKVSSQIDKGTTMSIYLPS from the coding sequence TTGAGTTCAGTTTTTATCATAGAAAACTATGAAATAAATTTAGTAACAAAGGTAAGTGTAATCTTTATAATAACAATAATATTTATAGGAGTGACTTTTATTTATTTTATTAGGAGTAAAATAAATAAAATAATAAGAGATTTAGACTATATAGCAGATAATGCTATAAACAATCAAAATTTTGTTACAGGATATAAAGAAGATAAATTATCATCACTAGAAAACAAGATGTTTAAGTATGTAAGTATAACAAAATCCAACAAAGAAACTATTGAAGAAGAAAGAAATAAGGTAAAATCTCTTGTATCAGATATATCTCATCAAACTAAAACACCAATTTCTAATATATTATTATATAGCCAGCTAATACTTGAAAACAATAAATTAGATAATTATAGTAAAGAAATATTAGAAGATATAAATGGACAAGCAGAAAGACTTAATTTTTTAATTCAAGCACTTATAAAGATGTCTAGATTAGAAAGTAATATAATACAAACAGCTATTAAAAATAATAGTATACAAGAATTAATATTAAAATCAGTACAAAAAGTGTACAAAAACGCTGAAGATAAAGAAATATCAATAATATACAATTGTAATAAAGAATTAATTGCTTGCTTTGATATAAAATGGACTACAGAAGCATTAGTAAATATAATAGAAAATTCAATAAAATACACCAATAGAGGAGGGAGTATAAGTATAGACATAATCTCTTATGAGATGTTTAAAAGAATTGATATAAAAGATAATGGAATCGGAATTGATGAAAATGAAATAAATAATATATTTAAAAGATTTTATAGGTGTAAAAATGCAAAAACTTATGACGGAGTAGGAATAGGACTTTATTTATCAAGAGAAATAATATCTATGCAAGGTGGTTATATAAAAGTATCATCACAAATAGATAAAGGAACGACTATGTCGATATACTTACCCTCATAA